Proteins encoded in a region of the Rothia mucilaginosa genome:
- a CDS encoding adhesin, with the protein MPEPAHSKTRATAAIAASVLSATGVGAAHADVQVQNTGGMASPTAVELDNPPSAVNATPIENVATQNSPQVYVEQGVVINPARSQSITVTGEGFTGGAVERYGVAVYVSEYRQYPLYALGRGSAVTMTLVPELDVDGGRFSTQLTLPAGTLDPNQQYVVATAVVDPAKGYATEDPSYNSSAPLELLPANTQDEPLNAQILSGQLEIPQDKNLVVYKVTGLGEAQAFEVMTYAYALDSQGNRILLAASPARADVVNGTLLDGIEVPGSRLEEVQAVHEDLRYVLSVEVAPSAANGYTAQEVEVPFMNGWNVQHGSAPVATAERAMAEQAQFEKKQFEEEAQPEQVAQATPSAQSEQATSNAQSAQAVAASPVEQFDHVLPENDPRRHYSLPRNTVFDRVHDTTEEQTNNTANPVMTARLHVEETVVPENDSAKTLTLRGEGFTGVSSVHLMVSAIDEYGVATGGVIASADVSEIDDSGAFTAQVQIPGSELKPGTTYRVSAVAEDEQGTVRMVNGGFTVERDSVDSLPTTPEQDAPTVEAPVADTPAVETPAVDASVPTEPAADQASVTEQKAGESGAEQKNEAPVATQNAPAQNASAQKGDAQKSDAQKVEAQASGGQKVAAATQPKREQLAATGASNMLVISAAGSLSLLAGMRLSRRRRSEMRLSSRR; encoded by the coding sequence ATGCCCGAACCCGCTCACTCAAAAACCCGAGCAACAGCCGCTATTGCTGCTTCCGTCCTGTCCGCCACCGGTGTTGGTGCTGCGCACGCAGATGTGCAGGTGCAGAATACCGGCGGAATGGCTTCACCGACTGCGGTGGAACTCGACAATCCTCCCTCCGCTGTAAATGCAACCCCCATCGAAAACGTTGCTACCCAGAACTCCCCGCAGGTGTACGTCGAGCAGGGTGTTGTCATTAACCCGGCGCGTTCCCAGAGCATTACCGTCACCGGTGAAGGCTTCACCGGCGGTGCCGTTGAACGTTACGGTGTGGCGGTGTACGTGAGCGAATACCGCCAGTACCCCCTCTACGCACTGGGTCGCGGCTCCGCAGTGACGATGACCCTCGTGCCCGAACTCGATGTGGACGGTGGCCGCTTCAGCACCCAGTTGACCCTGCCCGCAGGTACCCTCGACCCCAACCAGCAGTACGTTGTCGCAACTGCCGTGGTTGACCCTGCCAAGGGCTACGCGACGGAGGATCCCTCCTACAACTCCTCCGCACCGCTGGAGCTGCTGCCCGCAAATACTCAGGATGAGCCGCTCAATGCTCAGATTCTTTCGGGGCAGCTGGAGATCCCGCAGGATAAGAACCTTGTCGTCTACAAGGTCACCGGTCTGGGTGAGGCGCAGGCCTTTGAAGTGATGACCTACGCCTACGCCCTGGATAGCCAGGGTAACCGCATCCTGCTCGCTGCCTCTCCCGCGCGTGCCGACGTTGTAAACGGCACCCTCCTGGACGGCATTGAGGTGCCCGGATCCAGGTTGGAAGAAGTGCAGGCTGTTCACGAAGACCTGCGCTATGTGCTGAGCGTTGAGGTTGCACCCTCTGCCGCTAATGGTTACACCGCCCAGGAAGTTGAGGTTCCCTTCATGAATGGTTGGAATGTACAGCACGGCTCCGCTCCGGTTGCCACCGCCGAGCGCGCAATGGCGGAGCAGGCACAGTTCGAGAAGAAGCAGTTCGAAGAGGAGGCGCAGCCCGAGCAGGTCGCCCAGGCTACCCCGAGTGCGCAGTCTGAGCAGGCTACCTCGAATGCTCAGTCCGCTCAGGCAGTTGCCGCGAGCCCCGTCGAGCAGTTCGACCACGTACTGCCCGAGAACGACCCGCGCCGCCACTACAGCCTGCCGCGCAACACCGTTTTTGACCGCGTCCACGACACCACCGAAGAACAGACCAACAACACCGCTAACCCCGTGATGACCGCCCGCCTGCACGTAGAAGAAACCGTAGTTCCCGAAAACGATTCCGCAAAGACCCTGACCCTGCGTGGAGAGGGCTTCACCGGCGTCAGCTCGGTGCACCTGATGGTTAGCGCTATCGATGAATACGGAGTGGCTACCGGCGGCGTGATTGCGTCGGCTGATGTCTCTGAGATTGACGACTCCGGTGCTTTCACCGCACAGGTGCAGATTCCCGGCTCGGAGCTCAAGCCCGGCACCACCTACCGTGTGAGTGCTGTGGCGGAGGATGAGCAGGGTACTGTGCGCATGGTCAATGGTGGCTTTACCGTCGAGCGCGATAGCGTGGATAGCCTGCCCACTACCCCTGAGCAGGATGCGCCCACTGTCGAGGCTCCCGTAGCCGACACTCCCGCTGTCGAGACTCCCGCGGTCGATGCTTCGGTGCCTACTGAGCCTGCGGCTGATCAGGCTTCTGTTACCGAGCAGAAGGCGGGGGAGAGCGGTGCTGAGCAGAAGAATGAGGCTCCGGTTGCTACCCAGAACGCCCCTGCTCAGAACGCTTCTGCACAGAAGGGTGATGCCCAGAAGAGCGATGCTCAGAAGGTTGAGGCGCAGGCATCTGGTGGTCAAAAGGTTGCCGCTGCTACCCAGCCGAAGCGCGAGCAGCTGGCGGCTACCGGCGCCTCCAATATGCTGGTCATTAGCGCAGCTGGATCGCTGTCGCTGCTTGCTGGTATGCGTTTGAGCCGTCGTCGCCGTAGTGAGATGCGGCTCAGTTCTCGCCGCTAA
- a CDS encoding SDR family oxidoreductase, protein MTENTHIPASPFLPNAGVGKVAVVTGASSGIGRATVQQLVASGWTVYALARRTDRLYTLYAETGAHPVTCDVTDEHSVRFVAEQILEEQGTIDALVNIAGGAIGVDKVADGKTVDYLKMYQMNVLGILHMVRAFAEALRLNGHGTILNLTSTAAEHGYEGGAGYNAAKFGARGLTEALRLEEAENNIRVIEICPGMVHTEEFSLNRLGSKEAADRVYAGVEKPLTAEDVAQTVTFALNVPHHVNLDRITIRPVAQPSQFKVIRKES, encoded by the coding sequence ATGACTGAGAACACCCACATTCCTGCATCTCCTTTCCTGCCCAACGCCGGTGTTGGCAAAGTTGCCGTGGTGACCGGCGCCTCCAGCGGTATTGGCCGCGCCACCGTACAGCAGCTCGTGGCAAGCGGCTGGACCGTCTATGCTCTGGCGCGTCGCACCGACCGACTCTACACCCTCTATGCGGAGACGGGTGCTCACCCGGTGACCTGTGACGTGACCGACGAGCATTCCGTGCGCTTCGTTGCCGAGCAGATTCTGGAAGAGCAGGGCACCATTGACGCCCTGGTCAATATTGCCGGCGGCGCTATTGGCGTGGATAAGGTCGCCGACGGCAAGACGGTTGACTACCTGAAGATGTACCAGATGAACGTGCTCGGCATTCTGCACATGGTGCGCGCCTTCGCGGAGGCGCTGCGACTGAACGGGCACGGCACGATCCTGAACCTGACTTCCACCGCAGCGGAACACGGCTACGAGGGCGGCGCCGGATACAACGCGGCGAAGTTTGGCGCTCGCGGTCTGACCGAGGCGCTCCGCCTGGAAGAGGCCGAGAACAATATTCGCGTGATTGAGATTTGCCCGGGCATGGTGCATACCGAGGAGTTCTCCCTGAATCGCCTGGGTTCTAAGGAGGCGGCTGACCGTGTTTATGCCGGAGTTGAGAAGCCTTTGACCGCCGAGGATGTGGCGCAGACCGTGACCTTTGCTCTGAACGTTCCGCACCACGTGAACCTCGACCGTATTACGATTCGCCCGGTAGCTCAGCCCAGCCAGTTCAAGGTGATTCGTAAGGAGAGCTAA
- a CDS encoding LPXTG cell wall anchor domain-containing protein, with protein sequence MSKTTRRVYKIAAAAAFTAGSVAAIPATFAAEAPADQQQQVVDQKASSQTSSLPGGNATETPKAEATEAPKAEAPKAEATEAPKADAPKAEATEAPKAEAPKAEAPKAEATEAPKAEATEAPKAEATEAPKAEATEAPKAEATESPKAEAPKTEAPKAETPKAETPKAETPKAETPAPEVKQANPFVSIENARFSGDAQFNTVSVVGTGFYGEKVGPGVQVSIYALDENQQITGDAITTVSVSADQIQDGSFKTSFTVEASKLPAGASYALVAVSNPQAAQADQKLVALSSFKVTESTSPEAPKNKETPAPVTPAPETPKADETPAPVTPAPETPKADETPAPEAPKEETPAPEAPKTETPKADETPAPEAPAAPENATLTTEDASLNPNDQYNVLTFNGSGFTHESVANGVQIAIFRLDANGNITGDALATHDVPASEIVNGTFRVKVSVLAELLQPGYAYAMVATSDPNGPVHQVAVTTATVSDANNPAPTLPAATEDESTTVRDNGDGTTSVFTAEMREDGSVVVTETRMPSSQAPKAKVGNASAATSSSSKGHTVGVSGTKGSAQASSSSKQQLAHTGAEGVAGIAGVGAAALIAGAALMLLRRRSL encoded by the coding sequence ATGTCGAAGACTACCCGTCGCGTTTACAAGATCGCAGCTGCGGCAGCTTTTACCGCTGGTTCTGTAGCAGCAATCCCGGCAACCTTCGCGGCAGAAGCACCCGCCGATCAGCAGCAGCAGGTTGTTGATCAGAAGGCATCTTCTCAGACTTCTTCCCTGCCCGGCGGCAACGCAACCGAGACTCCCAAGGCTGAGGCAACCGAAGCTCCTAAGGCTGAAGCTCCTAAGGCTGAGGCAACTGAAGCACCTAAGGCTGATGCTCCCAAGGCTGAGGCAACCGAAGCTCCTAAGGCTGAAGCACCTAAGGCTGAAGCACCTAAGGCTGAGGCAACCGAAGCACCTAAGGCTGAGGCAACCGAAGCACCTAAGGCTGAGGCAACCGAAGCACCTAAGGCTGAGGCAACCGAAGCACCTAAGGCTGAGGCAACCGAGTCTCCTAAGGCTGAAGCGCCGAAGACCGAGGCTCCTAAGGCAGAGACTCCTAAGGCTGAGACTCCTAAGGCTGAAACCCCCAAGGCTGAGACCCCCGCTCCCGAGGTGAAGCAGGCTAACCCCTTCGTCTCCATCGAGAACGCACGCTTCTCCGGTGATGCGCAGTTCAACACCGTGAGCGTTGTTGGTACCGGCTTCTACGGCGAGAAGGTCGGCCCCGGCGTCCAGGTCAGCATCTACGCGCTGGATGAGAACCAGCAGATTACCGGTGACGCCATTACCACCGTGTCCGTGTCTGCGGACCAGATTCAGGATGGCTCCTTCAAGACTTCCTTCACTGTCGAGGCAAGCAAGCTGCCCGCCGGCGCTTCCTACGCTCTGGTTGCTGTGAGCAACCCTCAGGCTGCTCAGGCTGACCAGAAGCTCGTGGCTCTCTCCTCCTTCAAGGTCACCGAGTCCACCTCTCCCGAGGCACCCAAGAACAAAGAGACCCCCGCTCCCGTGACCCCGGCACCGGAGACCCCCAAGGCTGACGAGACTCCCGCTCCCGTGACCCCGGCACCGGAGACCCCGAAGGCTGACGAGACCCCGGCACCCGAGGCCCCCAAGGAAGAAACTCCTGCTCCGGAAGCACCTAAGACTGAGACCCCCAAGGCTGACGAGACCCCCGCTCCGGAGGCTCCCGCAGCACCCGAGAACGCAACCCTCACCACCGAGGACGCTTCCCTGAACCCGAACGATCAGTACAACGTCCTGACCTTCAACGGCTCCGGCTTCACCCACGAGTCCGTCGCTAACGGTGTGCAGATCGCTATCTTCCGCCTGGATGCAAACGGCAACATCACCGGCGACGCTCTGGCAACCCACGACGTACCCGCTTCTGAAATCGTGAACGGCACCTTCCGCGTCAAGGTCAGCGTTCTTGCTGAACTGCTGCAGCCCGGTTACGCCTACGCAATGGTGGCAACCAGCGACCCCAACGGCCCGGTACACCAGGTTGCAGTCACCACCGCCACCGTGAGCGATGCGAACAACCCCGCACCGACCCTGCCGGCAGCTACCGAGGACGAGAGCACCACCGTTCGCGATAACGGCGACGGCACCACCAGCGTCTTCACCGCTGAAATGCGCGAAGACGGTTCGGTTGTCGTAACCGAGACCCGCATGCCCTCTTCTCAGGCACCCAAGGCTAAGGTTGGTAACGCATCCGCTGCTACCTCCTCTAGCTCCAAGGGCCACACTGTAGGCGTCTCCGGCACCAAGGGCTCGGCTCAGGCTTCCTCCTCCTCGAAGCAGCAGCTGGCACACACCGGTGCTGAGGGTGTTGCAGGTATCGCAGGCGTTGGCGCCGCAGCTCTGATTGCTGGTGCCGCACTGATGCTCCTGCGCCGCCGCAGCCTCTAA
- a CDS encoding penicillin-binding protein gives MSSLSIFGLGTSETVLLILHLVLVALCIWHLTVRSGYGEARMRFVLPLILFMPGAAILYLLSAREGTVPPDTIKTGSSSPVYFEHRLGFRDGGRSRWGLPRRHK, from the coding sequence ATGAGTTCTCTGAGTATTTTCGGTTTGGGCACGTCCGAAACTGTTCTGCTGATACTGCACCTGGTGCTGGTTGCGTTGTGCATCTGGCATTTGACGGTGCGTAGTGGTTACGGTGAGGCGCGCATGCGTTTCGTGCTACCTCTGATTTTGTTCATGCCCGGTGCCGCGATTCTTTATCTGCTGTCGGCGCGTGAGGGTACGGTTCCTCCGGACACCATCAAGACCGGTAGTAGTTCGCCCGTGTATTTTGAGCACCGCCTCGGATTCCGTGACGGTGGCAGGAGCCGCTGGGGTCTGCCGCGCCGCCACAAGTAG
- a CDS encoding propanediol dehydratase: MFSTQRTARGAALVASATLGLGGALAPATLAPATFAPVAYAQTQQPEKPELPLAVATDVVQHSISLVLLAQTGDYTLLQIGGVNSLDQVKVRLSAISVEDGVVATMTVPAAQMTASKNEEGNIELSIHQRLNVEQPYMVEVQNLSTKDAISVEFMPEQGATVDEILASRQNIFFPDTPGVPRANRVEANPTPEVSASPSASPSAAKDSPRPTVAPAPSVAPSASQKVSARPSASASASASVSVSASESASASSSTDDAAPAEVTEDRLLVHSRSDRAPAETREATLEISTAELRGSDELQPISVRARNVAESGLGYDVMVFEMPADGGAVGSPLATTHVSPQQVTDASFSADLKVPGTSLNAGKRYRVVVVGGNSTEELQLMATSAFGVSVIQRAVPVDPAPKPTNTVVHPQVPMISDANQRMSPSAPSGRVGSSDTSADAQGLVIDSVAKIPSVDSALGYIVQAQQSARAITAQARSSVAETAVVPSTMVMSGYAVMLPGRTVVNLLGYQSTEGETVTVASPQENVGAAGSGSFYTRSSKSRGDSAGSKLEASAQDNGPLPEGTLPLSIALLGSVAFVGTAVAVNVYRRRLEGAEELGAE; encoded by the coding sequence ATGTTTTCCACGCAGCGAACTGCTCGCGGCGCGGCGCTAGTAGCGTCCGCAACCCTCGGTTTGGGGGGTGCTCTCGCGCCTGCAACTCTTGCTCCCGCAACTTTCGCGCCTGTTGCCTACGCTCAGACTCAGCAGCCTGAAAAGCCTGAACTTCCGCTCGCCGTTGCCACTGATGTGGTTCAGCACAGTATCTCCTTGGTTTTACTGGCTCAGACTGGCGACTACACTCTTCTGCAAATCGGCGGTGTAAATTCCCTGGACCAGGTGAAGGTTCGCCTGTCCGCCATCTCCGTTGAAGATGGCGTTGTGGCGACCATGACCGTACCCGCAGCCCAGATGACTGCCTCAAAGAATGAAGAAGGCAATATTGAGCTGAGCATCCACCAGCGCCTCAACGTTGAGCAGCCGTACATGGTTGAGGTGCAGAACCTGAGCACCAAGGATGCTATTTCGGTTGAGTTCATGCCTGAACAGGGCGCGACCGTTGACGAGATTCTGGCGAGCCGCCAGAACATTTTCTTCCCTGACACCCCAGGCGTTCCCCGTGCTAACCGCGTGGAGGCGAATCCCACCCCCGAGGTGTCCGCAAGCCCGAGCGCATCCCCGAGCGCCGCGAAGGATAGCCCGCGCCCGACGGTCGCCCCGGCACCTTCTGTGGCACCGTCCGCATCGCAGAAAGTTTCGGCTCGTCCTTCTGCGAGTGCATCTGCTAGCGCCTCGGTGAGTGTGTCCGCGAGTGAGTCTGCTTCGGCGAGTTCTTCTACCGATGATGCGGCGCCCGCTGAGGTGACCGAGGATCGTCTGCTGGTGCACTCCCGCTCCGATCGGGCTCCCGCGGAGACCCGTGAGGCGACCCTGGAAATTTCCACCGCAGAGCTGCGCGGATCGGATGAGCTGCAGCCGATTAGCGTGCGCGCTAGGAACGTTGCGGAGAGTGGCCTGGGCTATGACGTGATGGTCTTTGAAATGCCTGCTGACGGCGGTGCCGTGGGTTCGCCGCTGGCAACCACGCATGTGAGCCCTCAGCAGGTGACTGATGCTTCTTTCTCTGCTGATTTGAAGGTTCCCGGTACCTCTTTGAATGCGGGTAAGCGCTACCGTGTGGTTGTGGTGGGTGGTAACTCCACTGAGGAGCTGCAGCTCATGGCGACCAGTGCTTTTGGTGTGAGCGTGATTCAGCGTGCGGTTCCTGTTGACCCGGCTCCGAAGCCTACGAATACTGTTGTTCACCCGCAGGTCCCGATGATTTCTGATGCGAACCAGCGTATGAGCCCTTCGGCCCCTTCAGGTCGCGTGGGCTCTTCAGATACCTCTGCGGACGCTCAGGGTTTGGTGATTGATTCTGTTGCTAAGATTCCCTCGGTGGATAGCGCTCTGGGCTATATTGTGCAGGCGCAGCAGTCGGCGCGTGCGATTACCGCGCAGGCTCGTAGTTCTGTGGCTGAGACTGCGGTGGTTCCTTCGACGATGGTGATGTCTGGTTATGCAGTGATGTTGCCGGGGCGTACCGTGGTGAACCTGTTGGGTTACCAGTCTACTGAGGGGGAGACGGTGACTGTTGCTTCGCCTCAGGAGAATGTGGGTGCTGCAGGTTCGGGTAGTTTCTATACGCGTAGCTCGAAGTCGCGCGGTGATTCTGCCGGTTCGAAGCTGGAGGCGAGTGCTCAGGATAATGGCCCGCTGCCGGAGGGTACCTTGCCGCTGAGTATTGCTCTGCTGGGTTCGGTTGCCTTTGTGGGTACTGCTGTTGCGGTTAACGTGTATCGTCGCCGCCTTGAGGGTGCTGAGGAGCTGGGTGCCGAGTAG
- the valS gene encoding valine--tRNA ligase → MAENILGSDSPVQINVPDRPALEGLEEKLSQRWADEKTYAFDENTTREQVYSIDTPPPTASGSLHVGHMFSYTQTDVIARYQRMTGKNVFYPLGWDDNGLPTERRVQNYYGVLCDPSVADNDSFRDLITWKADGTPKPDRSQAKWPRISRNNFIELCEELAVEDEKVFENLFTTLGLSVDWSRTYRTIDAHSRKVSQLAFLKDLEAGNAYMAEAPTMWDVTFRTAVAQAELEDKERPGAYHRISFHRPNGEKVWIETTRPELLPSCVALVAHPDDERYKPLFGTTVTSPLFGVEVEIKAHPLAQPDKGAGIAMICTFGDTTDVTWWRELQLDTRALIGRDGRFSREIPEWITSPEGRERYERMAGATVFTAQKTVVEMLVEAGEMDGDPKPITHPVKFYEKGDKPLEIVASRQWYIRNGGRDAARREKLIERGREINWHPSFMRSRYENWVEGLNGDWLISRQRFFGVPFPVWYPLDAEGEPDYENPILPTEDMLPVDPASQTAPGYTEDQRGVAGGFIADPDVLDTWATSSLTPQIATGWGVNPDLHAKTFPMDLRPQGHDIIRTWLFSTAVRAETLASSVPWYNTALSGWILDPDRKKMSKSKGNVVVPNEVLEKYGSDAVRYWAASARLGADTAYDEGQMKIGRRLAIKLLNASKFVLNLGATEKSVITSQAQGRVLINALDRSLLARLAYLIEEATAAFEKYEYARALQICESFFWSFTDDFVELIKDRAYGARGEQEQASVLAALATTLDALLRLFAPFLPFVTEEIWSWWRAGSVHRAEWPQALPILEGTLLAEYSAQNPTAGISAQWVLADADPAQIESLKQILPDVAEALGGLRKAKSDAKVKQRTEVESATIAAPQAQLDRIAAGLADLKAAGNARELSLVAAEGELEVRDVVLVVEEAAE, encoded by the coding sequence ATGGCTGAAAACATTTTGGGCTCAGACTCGCCCGTACAGATTAACGTTCCCGACCGCCCCGCCCTCGAAGGCCTCGAAGAGAAGCTCTCGCAGCGCTGGGCCGACGAGAAGACCTACGCATTCGACGAGAACACCACTCGCGAACAGGTCTACTCCATTGACACCCCGCCGCCGACCGCATCCGGCTCCCTGCACGTGGGTCACATGTTCTCCTACACCCAGACCGACGTCATTGCACGCTACCAGCGCATGACCGGCAAGAACGTGTTCTACCCCCTCGGCTGGGATGACAACGGCCTGCCCACCGAACGCCGCGTTCAGAACTACTACGGCGTTCTCTGCGACCCCTCCGTGGCAGACAACGACTCCTTCCGTGACCTGATCACCTGGAAGGCAGACGGCACCCCCAAGCCCGACCGCAGCCAGGCAAAGTGGCCGCGTATCTCCCGCAACAACTTCATTGAACTCTGTGAAGAGCTCGCGGTTGAAGACGAGAAGGTCTTCGAAAACCTCTTCACCACCCTGGGCCTGTCCGTTGACTGGTCGCGCACCTACCGCACCATCGACGCGCACTCCCGCAAGGTCTCCCAGCTCGCCTTCCTGAAGGACCTGGAAGCAGGCAACGCCTACATGGCTGAAGCACCGACCATGTGGGACGTCACCTTCCGCACCGCAGTGGCACAGGCAGAGCTGGAAGACAAGGAACGCCCCGGCGCGTACCACCGCATCAGCTTCCACCGCCCCAACGGCGAGAAGGTCTGGATTGAGACCACCCGCCCCGAGCTGCTGCCCTCCTGTGTGGCTCTCGTGGCGCACCCGGACGACGAGCGTTACAAGCCGCTGTTCGGCACCACCGTCACCTCCCCGCTGTTCGGCGTTGAGGTCGAGATCAAGGCGCACCCGCTGGCACAGCCCGACAAGGGTGCCGGTATCGCCATGATCTGTACCTTCGGTGACACCACCGACGTCACCTGGTGGCGTGAACTGCAGCTGGACACCCGCGCCCTCATCGGTCGCGATGGCCGCTTCTCCCGCGAAATCCCCGAATGGATCACCTCCCCCGAGGGTCGCGAGCGCTACGAGCGCATGGCAGGCGCCACCGTCTTCACCGCACAGAAGACCGTCGTGGAGATGCTGGTTGAGGCTGGCGAAATGGACGGCGACCCCAAGCCGATTACTCACCCCGTGAAGTTCTACGAGAAGGGCGACAAGCCCCTCGAAATCGTTGCTTCCCGTCAGTGGTACATCCGCAACGGTGGCCGTGACGCTGCACGCCGCGAGAAGCTCATCGAGCGCGGCCGCGAGATCAACTGGCACCCCTCCTTCATGCGTAGCCGCTACGAGAACTGGGTTGAGGGTCTGAACGGCGACTGGCTGATTTCTCGCCAGCGCTTCTTCGGTGTTCCCTTCCCCGTCTGGTACCCGCTGGACGCCGAGGGCGAGCCCGACTACGAGAACCCGATTCTGCCCACCGAGGATATGCTCCCGGTAGACCCCGCCTCGCAGACCGCTCCCGGTTACACCGAGGATCAGCGCGGCGTGGCCGGCGGCTTCATCGCTGACCCGGACGTTCTGGACACCTGGGCTACCTCCTCCCTGACCCCGCAGATTGCGACCGGCTGGGGTGTGAACCCGGACCTGCACGCAAAGACCTTCCCCATGGATCTGCGCCCGCAGGGTCACGACATTATCCGTACCTGGCTGTTCTCCACCGCTGTTCGCGCGGAGACCCTGGCTTCCTCCGTGCCGTGGTACAACACCGCGCTCTCCGGCTGGATTCTGGACCCGGACCGCAAGAAGATGTCCAAGTCTAAGGGCAACGTTGTGGTCCCCAACGAGGTTCTGGAGAAGTACGGTTCGGACGCTGTTCGCTACTGGGCTGCTTCGGCTCGCCTGGGTGCTGACACCGCCTACGACGAAGGCCAGATGAAGATTGGCCGCCGCCTTGCGATCAAGCTGCTGAACGCATCCAAGTTCGTGCTGAACCTGGGCGCTACCGAGAAGTCCGTGATCACTTCTCAGGCTCAGGGCCGCGTGCTCATCAACGCTCTGGACCGCTCCCTGCTGGCTCGCCTGGCGTACCTGATTGAGGAAGCAACCGCAGCGTTCGAGAAGTACGAGTACGCTCGTGCCCTGCAGATTTGTGAGAGCTTCTTCTGGTCCTTCACCGACGACTTCGTTGAGCTGATCAAGGACCGTGCGTACGGTGCTCGCGGCGAGCAGGAGCAGGCTTCTGTTCTTGCCGCGCTGGCAACCACCCTGGATGCTCTGCTGCGCCTGTTCGCACCCTTCCTGCCGTTCGTGACCGAAGAGATTTGGTCCTGGTGGCGCGCAGGTAGCGTGCACCGCGCCGAGTGGCCGCAGGCACTGCCCATTCTGGAGGGTACCCTGCTGGCTGAGTACTCTGCACAGAACCCGACTGCTGGCATTTCTGCTCAGTGGGTCCTGGCGGACGCTGACCCGGCTCAGATTGAGTCGCTCAAGCAGATCCTGCCGGATGTTGCTGAGGCTCTGGGTGGTCTGCGTAAGGCTAAGAGCGACGCGAAGGTCAAGCAGCGCACCGAGGTTGAGTCCGCTACTATTGCGGCTCCTCAGGCTCAGCTGGATCGCATTGCCGCTGGCTTGGCTGACCTGAAGGCTGCCGGTAACGCTCGTGAGCTGTCCCTGGTGGCAGCTGAGGGCGAGCTGGAGGTTCGCGACGTTGTACTCGTTGTGGAAGAAGCAGCTGAGTAA